A genome region from Brooklawnia propionicigenes includes the following:
- a CDS encoding TetR/AcrR family transcriptional regulator: protein MGSAKRAPHTAPETAARIRDAAIAEFAAHGFSRTTVRGIAEAAGVSPGLVIHHFGSKDGLRAACDDYVFEALTETKRENAGRSPLVVAAMVSDDSMRTDLEYLLKSLLDPSEQGQRFFDHYVEVIEQIVENGFAGYVLRKAEDRRAQATAIAMLALAPMMLEPRIRRALGTDDLPASFARITPYLFDLYLNGVIESIPDGLDVPGPRATPGSQHDPPSEAAPDPDTH, encoded by the coding sequence ATGGGTTCAGCCAAGCGTGCACCGCACACGGCGCCGGAGACCGCAGCCCGCATCAGGGACGCCGCGATTGCGGAGTTCGCCGCGCACGGGTTCTCCCGGACGACGGTGCGCGGGATCGCGGAGGCGGCAGGCGTGTCACCGGGGCTGGTGATCCATCACTTCGGCTCGAAGGACGGCCTGCGCGCCGCTTGCGATGACTACGTCTTCGAGGCACTGACTGAGACGAAGCGCGAGAATGCCGGTCGTTCGCCGCTCGTCGTCGCCGCGATGGTCAGCGACGACTCGATGCGAACCGACCTCGAGTACCTGCTCAAGTCATTGCTCGATCCCTCCGAGCAGGGGCAGCGGTTCTTCGACCACTACGTCGAGGTCATCGAGCAGATCGTCGAGAACGGGTTCGCGGGGTATGTCCTCCGCAAGGCCGAGGACCGGCGCGCACAGGCGACGGCGATCGCGATGCTGGCGCTCGCGCCGATGATGCTGGAGCCCAGGATCCGGCGCGCGCTCGGCACCGATGACCTGCCGGCTTCGTTCGCCCGCATCACCCCGTATCTCTTCGATCTCTATCTGAACGGTGTCATCGAGTCGATCCCCGATGGCCTGGACGTTCCAGGCCCCAGGGCCACTCCAGGAAGTCAGCACGATCCGCCGTCTGAGGCGGCTCCCGATCCTGACACCCACTGA
- a CDS encoding ABC transporter ATP-binding protein, which yields MTFVTHSGAPAPAITISNLTKSYGSVRALDGLSLDVAPGEVHGFLGPNGAGKSTTIRILLGILRHDSGRVRLLGGDPWSDAVSLHRRLAYVPGDVELWPNLTGGEAIDLFARLRGGVDTKKRDELIERFDLDPRKKGRTYSKGNRQKVALISALASNVELLLLDEPTAGLDPLMEAVFQECIREAKAAGRTVLLSSHILAQVEVLADRISIIRKGRIVESGSLNDLRHLSRTAVTAQTARPVEGLSSRAGVHDLREEAGQIRFDVDTQHLPEVMRELSSHGVEALTATPPTLEQLLLRHYGDELQRSAS from the coding sequence ATGACATTCGTTACGCACTCGGGCGCGCCCGCGCCCGCGATCACCATCTCGAACCTCACGAAGAGCTACGGCTCCGTCCGCGCATTGGACGGACTGAGCCTGGACGTCGCTCCCGGCGAGGTCCACGGGTTCCTCGGTCCGAACGGCGCCGGCAAGTCCACCACGATCCGCATCCTGCTCGGCATCCTGCGGCACGACTCGGGCAGGGTGCGCCTGCTGGGCGGTGACCCGTGGAGCGACGCGGTGTCGCTGCACCGCAGGCTCGCCTATGTCCCCGGCGACGTGGAGCTGTGGCCGAATCTCACCGGCGGTGAGGCGATCGACCTGTTCGCCCGGCTGCGCGGCGGCGTAGACACGAAGAAGCGCGACGAGCTCATCGAGCGCTTCGACCTCGACCCCCGCAAGAAAGGACGCACCTACTCCAAGGGGAACCGGCAGAAAGTCGCCCTCATCTCCGCGCTCGCCTCGAACGTCGAGCTGCTGCTGCTGGACGAGCCGACCGCCGGCCTGGATCCGCTGATGGAGGCGGTGTTCCAGGAGTGCATCCGTGAGGCCAAGGCAGCCGGGCGCACCGTGCTGCTGTCCAGCCACATCCTCGCCCAGGTCGAGGTGCTTGCCGACCGCATCTCGATCATCAGGAAGGGGAGGATCGTCGAGTCGGGCAGCCTGAACGACCTGCGCCACCTCTCGCGCACGGCGGTGACCGCGCAGACGGCTCGGCCGGTCGAAGGCTTGTCGAGTCGTGCGGGCGTGCACGATCTGCGCGAGGAGGCGGGACAGATCCGCTTCGACGTCGACACGCAGCACCTGCCGGAGGTCATGCGCGAGCTGTCCTCCCACGGCGTCGAGGCTCTCACCGCCACCCCGCCGACGCTCGAGCAGTTGCTGCTGCGTCACTACGGCGACGAGCTGCAGCGGAGCGCGTCATGA
- a CDS encoding ABC transporter permease, producing the protein MTTALQNAARLQAAGSDARGNSLAGTGRLLLFMLRRDRIRFPAWVLGLALMMAYFANALGTILDEDALASFAALAASPVMALIGGPGYGFDAITVGRIIVGLYGVYLMIGAGLMSIMTVSRHTRVEEQTGRAELVRANVVGRHAQLAAALILVALMNVLMSGLMALAFYFSPAEPGSFAASLLFACSVGAVGLVFAGVAAVTVQLSAFSRAASGMAGAVLAASFVVRGLGDMSSVQGGDLGWLSWLSPFGWSQQAAPLTLDRWWPLALSLGAALLLAIAGFALQSRRDLAAGILPDRLGSAVAPSWLRGSLSLAFRLQRSALLWWSLALLLGGITFGAFVQPMAENADGLPAEVMVIFGGTEGMVDGYLGFMGVYFAIMVAVFAILSVQALRGEEQGVRAEPVLAAAVSRTGWLLSWVLVTALGALWLLTLAGLGTGLGAALATGDGDLFGSVLLGHVAHTPAIWALLGLAVALYGFAPRLLGITWAVFAWGTALSLFGDMLQLDDGVLATSVFRHVGQYPAQEISWLAVGALAAVAVALVVVGMLGFRRRDLITA; encoded by the coding sequence ATGACCACCGCACTGCAGAATGCCGCACGCCTCCAGGCTGCGGGGAGCGACGCCCGCGGCAACTCGCTCGCGGGCACCGGCAGGCTGCTGCTGTTCATGCTGCGCCGCGACCGCATCCGCTTCCCCGCCTGGGTGCTCGGCCTGGCGCTGATGATGGCCTACTTCGCGAATGCGCTGGGAACGATCCTCGACGAGGATGCCCTTGCGAGCTTCGCGGCTCTGGCGGCGAGCCCCGTGATGGCGCTCATCGGCGGGCCGGGATACGGCTTCGACGCCATCACCGTGGGCAGGATCATCGTCGGCCTCTATGGCGTCTATCTGATGATCGGCGCGGGGCTCATGAGCATCATGACCGTCTCGCGCCACACCCGTGTGGAGGAGCAGACCGGGCGGGCCGAGCTCGTCCGCGCGAACGTCGTCGGCCGGCACGCGCAGCTGGCCGCCGCGCTGATCCTCGTCGCGCTGATGAACGTCCTGATGAGTGGGCTGATGGCGCTGGCGTTCTATTTCTCCCCGGCCGAGCCGGGCTCGTTCGCGGCGTCGCTGCTGTTCGCATGCAGTGTCGGGGCCGTCGGGCTCGTGTTCGCCGGGGTGGCGGCGGTCACCGTGCAGCTCTCGGCGTTCTCGCGGGCCGCGTCCGGCATGGCCGGCGCGGTGCTCGCGGCGAGCTTCGTCGTGCGCGGGCTCGGCGACATGTCGTCCGTGCAGGGTGGCGATCTCGGCTGGCTGTCGTGGCTGTCCCCGTTCGGATGGTCGCAGCAGGCCGCGCCGCTCACCCTCGACAGGTGGTGGCCGCTGGCCCTCTCCCTCGGCGCTGCGCTGCTACTGGCGATCGCGGGGTTCGCGCTGCAGTCCCGGCGCGATCTCGCGGCGGGAATCTTGCCTGACCGGCTCGGCTCCGCCGTCGCCCCCTCCTGGCTGCGTGGCTCGCTCTCCCTCGCGTTCCGTCTGCAGCGATCGGCGCTGCTGTGGTGGTCGCTCGCGCTGCTGCTGGGAGGGATCACCTTCGGAGCCTTCGTGCAGCCGATGGCGGAGAACGCGGACGGGCTGCCGGCGGAGGTCATGGTCATCTTCGGCGGCACCGAGGGCATGGTCGATGGCTACCTCGGGTTCATGGGCGTCTACTTCGCGATCATGGTCGCCGTCTTCGCGATCCTCTCGGTGCAGGCCCTGCGCGGCGAGGAACAGGGCGTGCGCGCCGAGCCCGTGCTCGCGGCGGCCGTCTCCCGCACCGGCTGGCTGCTCTCCTGGGTCCTCGTCACCGCGCTCGGCGCGCTCTGGCTGCTCACTCTCGCCGGACTCGGCACCGGACTCGGGGCAGCGCTGGCCACCGGCGACGGGGATCTGTTCGGGAGCGTGCTCCTCGGGCACGTCGCGCACACACCGGCGATCTGGGCGCTGCTCGGGCTCGCCGTCGCACTCTACGGCTTCGCGCCGCGCTTGCTCGGCATCACCTGGGCCGTGTTCGCGTGGGGGACAGCGCTGAGCCTGTTCGGCGACATGCTGCAGCTCGACGACGGAGTGCTCGCCACCTCCGTGTTCCGTCACGTCGGCCAGTATCCGGCGCAGGAGATCTCCTGGCTCGCGGTCGGAGCGCTCGCCGCCGTCGCGGTCGCGCTCGTTGTCGTCGGGATGCTGGGCTTCCGCCGTCGTGATCTGATCACGGCATAG
- a CDS encoding helix-turn-helix transcriptional regulator, with protein MLAPLVARTRTVHHAVGPVAYDCVKVIVVRDGSAFVFSEFGQQPVKAGDVILLGANVLAGSEPEGHITVTTVYLDTDYVLDQVRWQYAAFLSDRLDAQGFAETIYTEPAQILRLGEDRAGMLMPWLDELVALSVDGDFVRHYLRMQALWFQIAYVIAPFIKVSPVRVSPSQRAHIRPTLPRDRRFAPLRIEARRAAGLLRESPARRWTLEELAAEVHLSPSRLSSVFVEAYGKTPLAFLTMLRAEHLAKYLRETDLTVTAAMQRVGWHSRSHATRLFRQYVGVTPGHYRQMRARIA; from the coding sequence GTGCTCGCTCCGTTGGTGGCGCGGACGCGGACGGTGCATCATGCGGTAGGGCCGGTGGCGTATGACTGCGTGAAGGTGATCGTCGTCCGTGACGGCTCCGCATTCGTGTTCTCCGAGTTCGGGCAGCAGCCGGTCAAGGCCGGTGATGTCATCCTGCTGGGCGCGAACGTGCTCGCAGGCTCGGAGCCCGAGGGACACATCACTGTGACGACGGTCTATCTCGACACGGACTATGTGCTGGACCAGGTGCGCTGGCAGTACGCCGCGTTCCTCTCTGATCGGCTCGACGCGCAGGGGTTCGCGGAAACGATCTATACCGAGCCCGCGCAGATACTCCGCCTCGGGGAGGATCGGGCCGGGATGCTGATGCCGTGGCTGGACGAGCTGGTCGCGCTCAGCGTCGACGGGGACTTCGTGCGCCACTATCTGCGGATGCAGGCGCTGTGGTTCCAGATCGCCTACGTGATCGCCCCGTTCATCAAGGTCTCTCCTGTGCGCGTCTCGCCTTCGCAGCGTGCGCATATCCGGCCCACCCTGCCTCGGGATCGCCGGTTCGCGCCGCTGCGTATCGAGGCGAGACGAGCGGCCGGGTTGCTGCGTGAGAGCCCGGCTCGGCGGTGGACGTTGGAGGAGTTGGCTGCCGAGGTGCATCTGTCGCCGTCGCGGTTGAGCAGCGTGTTCGTGGAGGCGTATGGGAAGACGCCGCTGGCGTTTCTGACGATGCTCCGGGCGGAGCACCTGGCAAAATACCTTCGTGAGACTGATCTGACGGTGACGGCTGCGATGCAGCGAGTGGGCTGGCACTCTCGTAGCCACGCCACACGATTGTTTCGGCAGTACGTCGGTGTCACCCCCGGCCACTATCGCCAGATGCGCGCACGGATCGCCTGA
- a CDS encoding bifunctional DNA primase/polymerase — MDEVRDTRVARGSTPGRASAVAAVFEGLREAMPLPVAAWELARSGVPVFPCAPGGKRPIPRRGFHEATTDLRQVEAWWRQRPGANIAVPTGAVSGVVVVDVDVHGVNGYPAASRAARAGLIPEPMATVTTPTSGRHLYFAADPDREQRSWQVARAGVDFRGDGGYIIVPPSARMIDGERVPYRVESARASAVASLDAQRLRDFLDPRPAPRYTGPLILSSEADVSRLVYRVASLREGERNLGLFKAACRLAEHGVPSRDALDVLTTAASQAGLGGREIARTVGSAYRHVSIYGPRTRAPARSADAFTRSPLPASPPLSRGL; from the coding sequence ATGGATGAGGTACGCGACACTCGGGTGGCTCGCGGCTCGACGCCGGGCCGGGCTTCGGCGGTCGCCGCAGTCTTCGAGGGGCTGCGTGAGGCGATGCCTCTGCCGGTCGCGGCGTGGGAACTGGCGCGCTCGGGGGTCCCGGTTTTCCCGTGCGCACCGGGCGGGAAGCGCCCGATCCCCAGGCGTGGCTTCCATGAGGCCACCACTGATCTGCGACAGGTCGAGGCGTGGTGGCGGCAGAGGCCGGGAGCGAACATCGCCGTCCCGACTGGTGCCGTCTCTGGCGTGGTGGTCGTCGATGTGGACGTGCACGGCGTCAACGGGTATCCGGCTGCCTCCCGTGCGGCACGCGCCGGACTGATCCCCGAGCCGATGGCGACCGTGACCACGCCCACGAGCGGTAGGCACCTCTACTTCGCCGCTGATCCCGACCGTGAGCAACGGTCGTGGCAGGTCGCACGGGCCGGGGTGGACTTCCGGGGCGACGGCGGCTACATCATCGTGCCGCCCTCGGCGCGGATGATCGACGGCGAACGGGTGCCGTACCGGGTCGAGAGCGCCAGAGCCAGCGCGGTCGCGTCGCTGGACGCGCAGCGGTTGCGGGACTTCCTCGACCCGCGCCCAGCGCCCCGGTACACAGGCCCGCTGATCCTCTCCTCCGAGGCGGATGTGTCGAGGCTGGTGTATCGGGTGGCGAGTCTTCGCGAGGGCGAGCGCAATCTCGGTCTGTTCAAGGCAGCGTGCCGTCTGGCAGAGCATGGGGTGCCGTCCCGTGACGCGCTGGATGTGCTCACCACGGCGGCGAGCCAGGCCGGGCTGGGTGGGCGTGAGATCGCCCGGACGGTCGGATCGGCCTACCGCCACGTCAGCATCTACGGCCCGAGGACACGGGCACCGGCACGCAGCGCCGATGCGTTCACACGCTCACCCCTACCGGCATCACCGCCGTTGTCACGGGGGCTGTGA
- a CDS encoding DUF2637 domain-containing protein translates to MVRERWGWAVVTAATGTVLIGIGAFWLSFMALADLAARSGVTPGQAWIWPLLVDGLIVVSTIAVVALDGRSGAWYPWALLICGALVSVAANALHAIVAADASVPGVLAATVAAVPPLVLLASTHLTVVLTRSTPNPATATAEPEPKPEAESEAVAVDAVEGEPPGRRERAVQLREVGWSNKAIADELGVHPSTVGRWFAPPVEESETTREMERTS, encoded by the coding sequence ATGGTGCGCGAACGGTGGGGCTGGGCCGTGGTGACGGCGGCGACCGGCACCGTCTTGATCGGGATCGGTGCGTTCTGGTTGTCGTTCATGGCGCTCGCTGACCTCGCGGCGCGTTCGGGTGTCACGCCGGGGCAGGCGTGGATCTGGCCGCTGCTGGTGGACGGACTGATCGTGGTCTCCACCATCGCCGTCGTTGCCCTGGATGGGCGCTCGGGTGCCTGGTATCCGTGGGCGTTGCTGATCTGCGGGGCGCTGGTGTCGGTCGCGGCGAACGCTCTGCACGCGATCGTCGCGGCGGATGCGAGCGTGCCCGGCGTGCTCGCGGCGACCGTCGCGGCCGTCCCGCCGCTGGTGCTGCTGGCCAGCACGCACCTGACCGTCGTCCTCACCCGCTCGACGCCCAACCCCGCAACCGCCACGGCCGAACCGGAACCGAAGCCAGAAGCCGAGTCGGAGGCGGTCGCCGTCGATGCGGTCGAAGGCGAGCCGCCGGGTCGTCGTGAGCGAGCCGTGCAGCTGCGGGAGGTCGGGTGGTCGAACAAGGCCATCGCCGACGAGCTGGGAGTGCATCCCTCGACGGTGGGCCGCTGGTTCGCGCCGCCGGTCGAGGAATCCGAAACCACGAGAGAGATGGAGAGAACATCATGA
- a CDS encoding ParB N-terminal domain-containing protein, whose translation MGAQTGHIELDRTVASIIVGHRHRTDLGDLDALCESIERDGLLQPLTVTVDGVLVCGARRLAAIKRLGWRTVNVWVRSGISGRLGHLLAEADDNVLHKDLTPVEAAALYRELKALMAEDAARRQAASRFSSENQPGSDGAGKFPTPSEQAGRASAQAAAMIPGGASYKTLDKIDYLRRVTDDPTVAEAVRAQAAAELERIDAGAPVHPAFERIRTALTTDADADGESGADLGALAQEAVARAHARKTKTPQPAGSLDDTDTDDGAAVRWPVRAFVATWTELAEWWTHYDAVVLATDLTDEQITSFLDTADGTSAFAAELRTAWQEPTEPVVAARRHLRAL comes from the coding sequence ATGGGCGCGCAGACCGGGCACATCGAGCTCGACCGCACGGTCGCCTCGATCATCGTCGGCCACCGGCACCGCACCGACCTGGGCGACCTGGACGCGCTGTGCGAGTCCATCGAGCGCGACGGGCTCTTGCAGCCGCTCACGGTCACCGTCGACGGCGTGCTGGTCTGCGGTGCCAGGCGGCTGGCCGCGATCAAACGGCTGGGCTGGCGCACGGTGAACGTGTGGGTGCGCTCGGGCATCTCGGGCAGGCTCGGGCATCTGCTGGCCGAGGCCGATGACAACGTGCTCCACAAAGACCTCACCCCGGTCGAGGCGGCGGCGCTGTACCGCGAGTTGAAGGCGCTGATGGCCGAAGACGCCGCCCGCAGGCAGGCGGCGTCGAGGTTCAGCAGCGAGAACCAACCGGGAAGCGACGGTGCGGGAAAGTTTCCCACACCGTCCGAGCAGGCCGGCCGCGCCAGCGCGCAGGCCGCCGCGATGATCCCCGGCGGGGCCTCCTACAAGACGCTCGACAAGATCGACTACCTGCGCCGCGTCACCGACGACCCCACCGTGGCCGAGGCGGTGCGGGCGCAGGCAGCGGCGGAACTGGAACGCATCGACGCGGGCGCGCCGGTGCATCCCGCCTTCGAACGCATCCGCACCGCCCTCACCACCGACGCCGACGCTGACGGTGAGAGCGGGGCGGACTTGGGGGCGCTCGCGCAGGAAGCCGTGGCCCGCGCTCACGCCCGGAAGACCAAGACGCCGCAGCCTGCGGGCTCCCTCGACGACACCGACACCGACGACGGTGCGGCGGTGCGGTGGCCGGTGCGGGCGTTCGTGGCGACCTGGACGGAACTGGCCGAATGGTGGACGCACTACGACGCCGTGGTGCTGGCCACCGATCTGACCGACGAGCAGATCACCTCCTTCCTCGACACCGCAGACGGCACCAGCGCGTTCGCTGCGGAACTGCGCACCGCCTGGCAGGAGCCCACCGAACCCGTGGTCGCGGCGCGCAGGCACCTTCGCGCGCTCTGA
- a CDS encoding M23 family metallopeptidase — protein MKKAVIALAALMLLGPMLGLLGIGVLMNPAANAACTIDGGEVSLGNVPDELTVTTQDGTTFTLNKTQLTHAATIIQVGSGIDGVGRDGIQIALMAALTESTLRMLANTGAYPESGTYPNDGDGSDHDSLGLFQMRPAAGWGTVAELMDSTYQARAFFGGPAGPNHPSPRGLLDIPGWQEMDKGSAAQAVEVSAYPDRYRNYEPVAATILDALTSSASSGSGSGGPVTGSSQVVFPLPQDAWVLTDEFGPRIHPITGEPSFHTGTDFAAPDGTPILAAASGVVTVAEFSSGYGGLIVVEHTLGGKTVATAYAHSWQHGIHVSPGDTVTAGQHIGDVGSSGMSTGPHLHFEVRVGGTDGEHTDPAAWLNDNNAADLPEATGGGPGAGCQNGSAPLDPNTGIAPPERAPDGSWPAESCSLPDPTQPTLDGACVTPRTATILAQIEAMGFEHDGLYCWDEHEWNPSSDHPRGAACDWTFGAYGHFPSDAERASGDRLADWLVANAETWAVKYVIWQGRIWTAARADDGWRPYTGGGVYDPSDPSGGHFDHVHLSVE, from the coding sequence ATGAAGAAGGCAGTAATCGCTCTGGCCGCGCTGATGCTGCTCGGCCCGATGCTCGGTCTGCTCGGGATCGGCGTGCTGATGAACCCCGCCGCCAACGCCGCCTGCACCATCGACGGCGGCGAGGTGAGCCTCGGCAACGTCCCGGACGAGTTGACCGTCACCACGCAGGACGGCACGACGTTCACGCTCAACAAGACCCAGCTCACGCACGCGGCGACCATCATCCAGGTCGGGTCGGGCATCGACGGCGTGGGCCGCGACGGTATCCAGATCGCGCTGATGGCGGCGCTGACGGAATCGACGCTGCGGATGCTCGCCAACACCGGCGCGTACCCGGAATCCGGCACCTACCCGAATGACGGCGACGGCTCCGATCACGACTCGCTCGGCTTGTTCCAGATGAGGCCGGCGGCGGGCTGGGGCACCGTCGCGGAGTTGATGGACTCGACCTATCAGGCCCGCGCGTTCTTCGGCGGCCCGGCCGGGCCGAACCACCCGTCTCCGCGAGGGCTGCTGGACATTCCCGGCTGGCAGGAGATGGACAAGGGCTCCGCTGCGCAAGCGGTCGAGGTCAGCGCCTACCCCGACCGCTACCGCAACTACGAGCCCGTCGCGGCGACCATCCTTGACGCGCTCACCAGTAGTGCGAGCTCGGGCAGCGGGAGCGGCGGCCCGGTCACCGGGTCGTCGCAGGTGGTGTTCCCGCTGCCGCAGGACGCCTGGGTGCTCACCGACGAGTTCGGGCCGCGCATCCATCCGATCACCGGCGAGCCGTCGTTCCACACCGGCACGGACTTCGCCGCCCCGGACGGCACGCCGATCCTCGCCGCCGCCAGCGGTGTGGTGACCGTCGCGGAGTTCTCCAGCGGGTACGGCGGGCTGATCGTCGTCGAGCACACCCTCGGCGGGAAGACGGTCGCGACTGCCTACGCGCACTCCTGGCAGCACGGCATACACGTCAGTCCCGGCGACACCGTGACCGCCGGGCAGCACATCGGTGACGTCGGCTCGTCCGGGATGAGCACGGGGCCACATCTGCATTTCGAGGTTCGCGTGGGCGGCACCGACGGGGAGCACACCGACCCCGCCGCGTGGCTCAACGACAACAACGCGGCGGACCTGCCCGAGGCCACCGGCGGTGGCCCTGGTGCAGGCTGCCAGAACGGGAGCGCGCCACTCGATCCGAATACCGGCATCGCCCCACCGGAGCGGGCACCGGACGGCTCGTGGCCTGCCGAGTCGTGCTCGCTGCCCGATCCGACCCAGCCCACTCTTGACGGCGCGTGCGTGACGCCGCGCACCGCGACGATCCTGGCTCAGATCGAGGCGATGGGCTTCGAGCACGATGGCCTCTACTGCTGGGACGAACACGAGTGGAACCCCAGTAGCGACCATCCGCGAGGCGCGGCGTGCGACTGGACGTTCGGCGCGTACGGGCACTTCCCCTCCGACGCGGAGAGGGCCAGCGGGGATCGGCTCGCGGACTGGCTGGTCGCCAATGCCGAGACCTGGGCGGTGAAGTACGTCATCTGGCAGGGCCGCATCTGGACGGCCGCTCGCGCCGACGACGGGTGGCGTCCCTACACCGGCGGCGGGGTCTACGACCCCTCCGACCCCTCGGGCGGTCACTTCGATCACGTCCATCTCTCGGTCGAATAG
- a CDS encoding DUF6112 family protein, translating to MDVFPDFDGLSGIGDLQQVVGALLMFVLVIAVLMVIVSGAIRGIAASTGNYAAAAKGRVGVLIALGAAVLAGGGVAWMNWLIDVGRQL from the coding sequence ATGGACGTGTTCCCCGACTTCGACGGGCTCTCAGGAATCGGCGATCTCCAGCAGGTCGTGGGCGCGCTGCTGATGTTCGTGCTCGTGATCGCGGTGCTGATGGTGATCGTCTCCGGCGCGATCCGGGGGATAGCGGCAAGCACCGGCAACTACGCGGCGGCAGCCAAGGGGCGCGTCGGCGTGCTCATCGCTCTCGGTGCCGCCGTCCTCGCCGGTGGCGGCGTCGCGTGGATGAACTGGCTCATCGACGTCGGCCGACAACTCTGA
- a CDS encoding DUF6112 family protein: MIDIDPNSSGLPGIEQLRTIVGAVMTVGLILAVLALIVSAIIWAYGSNSSNPHLAGRGKIGVLISCGAAIVCGASVTLINFFWGVGQSV, from the coding sequence GTGATCGACATCGACCCCAACTCGTCCGGGCTTCCGGGCATCGAGCAGTTGCGCACCATCGTCGGCGCGGTCATGACCGTGGGCCTGATCCTGGCCGTGCTCGCCCTGATCGTCAGCGCGATCATCTGGGCCTACGGCTCCAACAGCAGCAACCCCCACCTCGCCGGGAGAGGCAAGATCGGCGTCCTGATCTCCTGCGGCGCGGCCATCGTCTGTGGCGCGAGCGTGACGCTCATCAACTTCTTCTGGGGCGTCGGCCAGTCCGTCTGA
- a CDS encoding conjugal transfer protein TrbL codes for MGVCDIPVISTVCDTAGEAAASLISAPFDWLASAMGEAAGWMFTSVWTVFDTTTLVDVTGSEYVAVYNLLFGIAVFVMLLFFCLQLITGMIRREPAALSRAALGLGKSVLGSFVVITLTALLLEIVDQLSVGIIQAAGETTESMGDKIAILVAGLTALNIGAPGVGAILTIFLAALAIAAAAIVWLSLLVRKALLLVAIVLAPFAFSGASWDATRGWISKWAMFVLALIFSKLVLVVILLVAVTQVSAPIDSADLSSVADPLAGIVLMALAGFAPYMTYRFLSFIGFDLYNSMGTEQEAKNALNRPVPTPGKPQGGEPKQVLDGASKGGGKKTGGGSGGGGGGGGGGPTPKPTPAGGGGAGAGGSAAGAGAGGGAAAAGPIAAGVVLGAQAIKAAVTAGPKAGQVLADNADAAASGAGQTSDVTPQAPPPSQPLPKNPNSTPPPPKPTKE; via the coding sequence ATGGGTGTCTGCGACATTCCCGTCATCTCCACCGTCTGCGATACCGCAGGCGAAGCCGCCGCGTCACTGATCTCGGCACCGTTCGACTGGCTCGCGTCCGCGATGGGCGAGGCCGCCGGCTGGATGTTCACCTCCGTGTGGACGGTGTTCGACACCACGACCCTGGTCGACGTCACCGGCAGCGAGTACGTGGCCGTCTACAACCTGCTCTTCGGGATCGCTGTTTTCGTGATGCTGCTGTTCTTCTGTCTGCAGCTCATCACGGGCATGATCCGGCGAGAACCCGCCGCGCTCTCGCGCGCGGCTCTCGGGCTCGGCAAGAGCGTCCTGGGCTCCTTCGTGGTCATCACCCTGACCGCGTTGCTGTTGGAGATCGTCGACCAACTCTCGGTCGGCATCATCCAGGCAGCCGGTGAGACCACCGAGTCGATGGGCGACAAGATCGCGATCCTCGTCGCCGGGCTGACCGCGCTGAACATTGGCGCTCCGGGGGTCGGGGCGATTCTGACGATCTTCCTGGCGGCCCTGGCCATTGCTGCCGCAGCCATCGTCTGGCTGTCGCTGCTGGTGCGGAAGGCGCTGCTGCTGGTGGCGATCGTGCTGGCCCCGTTCGCGTTCTCCGGCGCGTCCTGGGATGCCACACGCGGCTGGATCTCGAAATGGGCCATGTTCGTCCTGGCCCTCATCTTCAGCAAGCTCGTCCTCGTCGTGATCCTGCTGGTCGCGGTCACCCAGGTCTCGGCCCCCATCGACAGCGCCGACCTCTCCAGTGTGGCCGACCCGCTGGCCGGAATCGTGCTCATGGCGCTTGCAGGTTTCGCCCCGTACATGACCTACCGCTTCCTGTCGTTCATCGGCTTCGACCTCTACAACAGCATGGGCACCGAGCAGGAGGCCAAGAACGCGCTGAACCGGCCGGTGCCTACACCGGGCAAGCCCCAAGGCGGTGAGCCGAAGCAAGTCCTCGACGGGGCCAGCAAGGGCGGCGGCAAGAAGACCGGCGGCGGCAGCGGTGGAGGCGGAGGCGGTGGCGGCGGTGGGCCGACCCCGAAGCCGACGCCTGCCGGGGGCGGCGGTGCGGGTGCGGGCGGCTCGGCGGCCGGGGCCGGTGCCGGTGGTGGTGCTGCGGCAGCAGGCCCGATCGCGGCCGGGGTGGTGCTCGGAGCCCAAGCGATCAAGGCAGCCGTGACCGCCGGGCCGAAAGCGGGCCAGGTGCTGGCCGACAACGCCGATGCCGCCGCGAGCGGAGCCGGGCAGACCAGTGACGTCACCCCGCAGGCTCCGCCGCCGTCGCAGCCGCTGCCGAAGAACCCGAACAGCACCCCGCCGCCTCCGAAGCCGACCAAGGAGTGA